Part of the Hemitrygon akajei chromosome 16, sHemAka1.3, whole genome shotgun sequence genome is shown below.
gtctccttacctgcctatcacctccttctggtgctccttcccccttccctttcttccatggccgtccgtcctcccctatcagattcctgcttttccaggcctttatctctttcaccaattgatttcccagctctctactacCACCTTCCCAtttcctgatttcacctatcacctactaccctgtacttcttcctcttgctcctcccccactttcttactgaCTTCTAATCTCTTTTTTGCCAGTCCTAATGTAGGGTCTtgggccaaaatgttgactagATACTCTTTTCTATacatgcctggcctgctgagtccctcttgcattttgtgtgtattgatttgatttccagcattggcagattttcttgtttgtgataaaaACAGGAGTTGGCCATTTgtccctttgaacttaccccatcattcagtacaaccatggctgaccctTTATCTCCATTCCAACTCTAGACTGACACTTGATTCTAAACCTCCCAATAATGGGCAACATCCTGCCTAGACATCACGGTTGGAGCtttgaatgtttcaatgagaactcTCAGTCTAAACTCTGGTGAATACAGGTGCAAGTCAACCAGAGAGTCACAGAAGAAGGTTATCATctaaaggttacagtgagaagccAAAATAGTCCTCATTAGAAAAATGAAGTTTGAGAAGAACTTTCAGAATGTGTATGTTCAATATTGGTTTAGATAGGAAAACAGAAGGGAGTTATTTCTGTTAGAGAATGGTTCAAAGACCCATTTTGGGTCATCCAATCATCCTCTTTGGTTAAAAGGGATGGAgagatgtgaggaggatgtttttCACACAATAGTTCTGATTTGGAACTCTGACCATACACAATGGAAGCAAAATCAAACACAGCTTTCAAGAGGAGATTGAGTAGGCAGTGCAGGGCTGAGAACTTTAGGCTATTGGAGAAGTGCAAGGGGAAATGGCTGCCAGAGTACCTCTATGTGAATCCCTAGAGGGGCTGAATGTCTTATTTCGATTTCATGGTCCTCTGTGGTCACTGTCACTTTGAAGCTTGTGGGCACACAGCAGCAAGATTTCTAATATTCCAACAGTAATCACTGGCTCTGGTTATAGACCACAAGTCATCGGAGCAGAGTTAGGTCATTGAACCCATCGaacctgttccaccatttcatcatggctcatcatttcccttttaaccccattctcctgcctctccccatAATGTTTCATGCCCTGGCttatcaggaacctatcaacctccatcttaaacACACCTGGTAACCTGGCCTCTACAATGacaattcacagattcaccaccctttggctaaaggaattcctcctcatctttgtgctaaatgacatccctctatttcgaagctgtgccctctggtcctactctcccccaccaaaggaaatatCTTCTTCACAtacattctatctaggcctttcaacatttgataggtttcaatgagatcccacccctcattcttctaaattccaacgagtacagtcccagagccttCAATCACTGCTCATATGATACCCCTTTAATTATAATTGGAGAAATTAGCTCTAAAGAGCTTTGGGATAAGTTTACTCCAGAAGAGATGTAAATGCAATTTTTTTCTTAACAATCTGACTTGAACAAGAAACATTGCATAATGAAGTTTTTGTGTTTGGATCTTAGCTCCTGAAGGCATTCTTTGCTTGCAAAAAGTGACTGCTCATGAATCTTTCCACAGATGTAAGGCAGCCAACTACAAGGTGTTTTTCTTCTAAATAATTCCTAAATGGCAAGGAACTTTGAAGCTAGCTTTTCTTTTAATCTGTTCTTTTCCTGCAGTATCAGAAAGACCCCAACTCTGTGGATGTCATCATGAGGGACCTGGACGTGAATCTTGATGGTCAGGTAGATTTCCAGGAGTTCATTCACTTGGTGACAGCCATCACCATCGCCTGCAATGAATTCTTCATCGAACTTCTGAAGAAACAAGGGAAGTTGTGAAAGTGAACACAGGATCTTGGATTGGGCATAGAATTTTGGGACACGTCTACAAATGCACAGAGAATCTTGAGCAGAAAACAcacagactgtggacattgataATCATCAATAAATGTGATGGGCAGGTTGCAACTGCCTAGTTTCTGATTCCATTCATTATTTTAGTGCTTTCTAACAGTTTGAGTTGAATCAGCAATAATAACTTGCATTTGCATGAACATTTCTTGGTGTGGTGAAACATCCCAAAGCACATCAGGGGCACGATTATCAAAGTTTGATCCATATTGGGACTGGTGGCCGAAAGCGTGGTGGGTTTTAAGGAGGAGAGGGAGGTCTCTGGTGAGGAGAGTTCCATAGCAAGACAAATGGAATTATGACACCTAAGGATGAAGTGACGTAAACTGGCAATGATCAGGAAGACAGGTGCAAAAGAGTGCAAGGACTCAAGGGTTTTACACTGCAGCAGGTCATAAAAAAAAGGAAGGAAAGTGACCAAAGCAGATTTAGCTTCATGTGGGAAATGTATAGAACAACCAGTGTTCCAACCTCTATTGCAACACTGTGAAATTGTGATTTTGTACCAAGTTGAGATTGGCTCAGATTCTATGAGAACCTGGTGTCATGATAAACATGACACCAGCATGCTATGCTTGGTTTGAACGACAGTTGAAAGATTTTTGGCACCCACTAAACCGGCTGTAGGGATGGGCAAGCAGTGTTTGTGTTTGTGCAAATCTGTTTCTCAGGATCAGGTTTTAAATTACTGACAGTATGTCACAAAGTTTGTTGGTTTGTGATGCAATACAGAAAAAAAGAGTACACCGTGGGTGGTGAAGGTCTTTCTTAACAGATACTTTTAATGTCAGAGCAACGTATACAATATACTTCCTGAAATTattcttcttcacaaacatccacgaaaacagaggagtgccccaaggaatgaatgacagttaaatgttagaactcaaAATCTAACCCCCctccatgcataagcagcagaaaggcaacaaactccctccccaccagcaaaaaagcatcagcaaccccaccgccccccccccccccccccctccaccactAGGCACGAAAGTGTGCtggaaagcatcaataaagacttgCAGTAtctcaaagactactcattcacctggtaattcgacgTATCACAGggtctctctctaataagggaaaaaaggtgtccccatttcacagcaagaggggagatacAACAAAGCAACTCGCTGCTtacgatcttccatctcccaagaCACATCAGGCAGTGGCACTAGCCTTGAATCAGCCCACCGCCAGGGtcacgaaaatccggcaccctgaaggcacgctagtcttccaggcaAGACCTTGGCCCATCGAATagtgacagtgaggaaggttattaTGGCTTGCAGAGGATCTAtgtcagctagaaaaatgggctgaaaaatagcggatggaaattaatgcagataagtgcgaggttttgcacttcagtaggaccaaccagggttggtcttacacagtgaacgttagggcactgaggagtgtggtggaacaaaggaatctggaatACAGggtcataattcattgaaagtggcgtcacaggtagtaGATAGGATtgcaaagaaaacttttggcacattagccttcataaattaatgtattgtgtacaggagatgggatgtttagttgaagttgtatgagacatcggtgaggcttaatttggagtgttgtgtacagttttggtcacctgcctacaggaaagatgtaaacaaggttgaaagagtacagaaaaaatttacaaggatgtttccagatctggaggatctgagttataaggaaagattgaataggttaggactgtactcTTTACAATGTAGAAgattatcaaatctcctctcaaagtttataaaattatgatgggtatgatagggcaagcaggctttttccactgaggttgggtgggactacaaccagagattatgggttaagagtgaaaggtgaaaagcttaaggaaaaaatgaggggaaactttttcactcagagggttgtgagagtgtggaatgagctggcagcgcaagtggtccatgtgagcttcattttaatatttaagagacgcttggacaggtaaatggataTTAGGGATATGGAGTGCTATGTTCCTGATGCTGGTCGATGGGAGGGGGCAGATTAAATAGTTTCATAACAGgcaaggtgggctgaagggcctgtttctgtgctgtacttctctagtACTCTAATACTctgaatgctgattcatcaccacctttgatttggcctaccacagtggtgttatcagcaaactgaaatatgacattggagttcTTTACACAGTCATGTGTAAAGAAAGTAGAgcagggactaagcacacagccctgtggtgcacctatgAGATGTCATcgccaatccagactgactggggtttgcgggtaaggaaatcaaggatccaattgcacaaggaggtattgaggccaaggtcttggagcttattgattatatACGAGGGGCTGATGGTATTGAATGTTAATCTGTAGTAGATAAAGAGCATccatctttgctgtctagatgttccagggttgagggaAGAACCAATGAGacgacatctgctgtggacctgttgctccagtaggcaaagtggagcaagtcacctctcatttgaTCAGTTGATACATTTAatcaccagtctctcaaagcacttcatcactgtggcagtaagtgctactggatgacagtcattgaggcaggttaccacattcttagGTGCCGGTATAAGTGAAATCTACTTAAAGCAggtaggtacctcagactgctgaatcAAGAGgtgaaagatctcagtgaacactccagctggTTGCTCAGTGCAGGTCTGTAATATGTGGCCTGTTacccccatctgggccagatgcttttcatgggttgtAAGAagtagtattcaagccctgccacaactgtcgagcGCCCTTCGTTGATTCAAgcttagtctggaattgccacttcacccatgagaaggctttccggagatcatacctggaccccTTGTAACTTCCTTGGTGACCAGACTTCAGTGCCTCCAACCTGGccttcagcagattgcagatctcatggttcatcaagggcttctggttggggaagactctgtaTGATTTTGTTGGGACACTCATCTACCGCTCTTtaaataaagtctgtgacaaccatggtgtattcattcagatccacagatgagtccttgaacacggcccagtccaccaactgAAAGTAATCCTGTAGCCTGTCTtctgcctcccatgaccacctctttgttgtcctaatctctgtagctttgctctttagcttcTGCTTTATGCAGGTTGAAGGACGGCCAAGTGATCCAATCTACCAAAATGCACTCTGGGCATGGAAagtccttatcttagtataactaTAGTCTAGTGGATTTGGATCTCTGGTGCTACACATTATATCCTGATGGTAATTGGGTAGGATTTTCTTtgaacaagcctggttgaagtccccaAATACAATTTGAAATACGCCGGGAAGGGTACCTTCATTTTTTGTagatggcatcatgcagtatctcaagtgcTTGATTAAAGTTGATAATGATGTTCTGAGAATAGATGTAAGCTACCAGCATATATGGAGCTCTCATTCTATAGATCTGTCACTCTATAGACAGTGTTCAGCTGTGCTAAAAACAGATCTGTCCTATACAAAACTAAATACAGGATCTACCTTTGATAGGGTGCTGCACTGAGTCTGTTCAGTGAGGGTAAATCACTTGGGAACCGGGTAAAGCTAGCTAGCTAGATACAGAATTGATGATGGCATGGAGCAAAGTACGACAGTAAAACACTGTTTCCTAGACCGGGAGCCCGTGACTAATGGGTCAGTGTTGGACTCTCAGTTGTTTatcatttacatcaatgatttgaatgagaaAATACAAGGcgtaaggccataagacacaggagcagaattaggccattcagcccatccagactgctctgccattccatcaaagttaatcccggatcccactcagccccatacacctacctgctcgccatatcctctgatgccctgacagatgaggaaacaatcaacttccgccttaaatatacccatggacttggcttccactgcagtctgtggcagagcattccacaggttcactacaatctggctaaaaaaattcctccttacctctgctctaaagggttgcccctcaattttgaggctacgccctctagttctgaatacccTCACCAGAGgaagcaccctctccacatccacgttatctagtcctttcgacattcggtaggtttcaatgaaataccccgcattcttctaaattccagtgagtacaggcccaaagctgtcaaacattcctcatatgttaaccccttcattcccagaatcatcttcgtaaacttcctctggactcttcaatgataacacatcttttctgagatatggggcccaaaactgttgataatactccaagtgcagcctgactagtgtcaggctcagcattatctccttgtttctgtattctattccccttgaaataaatgccaacattgcatttgccttcgttaccacagactcaacctgtaaattaaccttctgggagtcttgcatgaggattcctaagtccctctgcacctccgatgtttgaaccttctccccatttagataacagtctgcactattgttcctttaccaaaaagcattatcatacatttcccaactctgtattccatctgccattttttgcccattcttccaatttgtctaagccctgctacaattacattgcttcctcagcactacctacccctgctcctgtcttcgtatcatccacagactttgccacaaagccatcaattccattatctaaattattgacGAACAATGTGAAAGGTAgaagaacaccactactcaccagcagccaaccagaaaaggcacctTTTATTCCTTCTCAttgcctcctacctgtcagccattcctttatccatgctagtactttTCCTGGAatgtcataggattttatcttgttaagtagtctcatgtgtggcaccttatcaatggcttctgacaatccaagtaattagcatccactgcctctcctttgtccaccctggttgttacttcctcaaaaaaactctttagagatttgtcaggcaagatttccctttacagaaaccatgctgaattagacttgttttatcattagtctgtaactaccccaaaatctcatccttaagaatagactccaacactttcccaactattgaagttaggctaactttcctataatttcctttattttgcctttcTATCTTCTTTAAGAgcaaagtgacatttgcaattttccagtcctccaggaccatgacAGAATtgagtgattcttaaaagatcatgaccGATACATCCATTATCTGTTCTGCAACCTCTCTCagggctctgggatgtagtccatctggtccaggcgacTTATCCACCTTTAAGACCTTCCAGTTTGcgtagcactttttcctttgtaatagcaatgacactcactcctgctccctgacactcacggacctctggcacattgctagtatcttccacagtaaagacagatgcaaagtacccattaagttcatctgccatttctttgtcccccactaACTCACTAGCATcagtttccagtggtccaatatcaactctcacctctattttactctttatataactggggaaaaaaactttggtatcctgctttatgttattggctagtctgcccttttatttaattttttcctttcttatagcttttttagctgccttttgttggattttaaaagcttccaatcatccaactttccacttacttttgctaccttataagccctttccttggcttttatgcagcccTTAACTTGTTTGTCAGCAACAGTTGCCTACCcccgccatttgagaacttcttcctctgttggACATATCCATCCCGCttcttgtgaactatttccagaaacttcagccgtctctgctctgctgtcatctttgccagaatcctcctccaatccacctgggcaagctcctctctcatgcctctaattcccCTTGTtctattgcgatactgatacatatgactatgtttctccctctcaaattgcagtatgaattcaattatattatgatcactgcctcctaagggttcctttatgttaagctccctaataagatctgggttgttACACAACACTCAGTCTGAAACAGCCTTTCCCTGAGTCGGCTCAAGcccaagctgctccaaaaagccatctcgtaggcattcaacaaattccctctcttgtgatccgacaccaatctgattttcccaatccccttgcatattgaattccctcattacccttattacatgccttttccagctccctttgcaatctcaaccccacatcttggctactatttggagcccTATATCTGATTCCTGTAATGGATTTTTTATCGTTGCATGGTTAGTCAGTTTGCAGATGACTCTAAAGCATGTGGTATCATAGACATTGACTAAGATTATTTGGAATTACAGTGGATCTTGGCGGGCTGAGTAAGTGGACTGAGGAATAACAAATTGAGTTGAATTCAGACAAGTGCGCGATCTGGGAAGTCACATCACTGTAGGAAGGTAAACATTTGATCTGGGTAATGTTGAAGAATGGAGGGACCTAGCAGGACAGGTACATAGTTGCCTGAAAGTAACActacaggtagataggattgtgAAGAAGGTTTTTGTCAGAGCATTGAacacaggagttgagatgttatgttgcagttgtagaaGATACTTGGGaatattgtgtttatttttgaTCATCCTGCAAAAGGAAGAATTCCATCAAGCAAGAAAAATTTATGAGGATACTGCTAGGACTTGACATTCCAGGTTATAGAAAGAGGTGTTCCTTGGAGAGTAGCAGGTTGAGAGGTAATTTTatttgggggtgtgtgtgtgtgtttttaactCCTGCTGAAGTCATCAGGGCGCCATCACGACAAGCTTCTTGCACCAATcgttttggtgattgctcatcatacggCATGTCTTGGGCAACTGAAACCTGGTGGAGCACCCAGtctatttcccagggctgaggaATCAAAAATGAAAGGGCGTAAGTGTAAGATAAGGGGAGAAAGATTTAACAGGAACATAAGAGGCAACTTATACCACTCAGAGGATTATACATATATGGGAAAaatactgccagaggaagtgggtgaGGCAGGTATAATAGTAACAATTAAAAACATTTTGACAGACACAGAGGTAAAGTTCAGGGGGTTCAGGTCATATATAAGTAAACTAGTTTGTACAGACATCTTGGTTGACATAAACGTCTATTTCTAAGCTGATGAATCTACGAATGGTGAAATAAGTTCCACACCCATGTTATTCACATGGCTTATTTACTCTTTCCACATATCACTTCCCAATTATAGGTTTCAACAAAAGCCTTCAGGCACAGAAGGATGAGATTTCTCAGGGTCCTCACCTCCCTCCAAGATTTTACtcagatatacactcagtggccacttcattaggtccacctgctcattaatgcaaatattcatTCAGCCAATCttgtgacagcaactcagtgcataaaagcatgcaggcatggtcaagaggttcagttgctattcagaccagacatcagaacggggaagaactGTGATCCAATTGACTTTGTCCGTGGGGTTATTGCTGGGGCAGATTGTTGGTTGAatatctctgaaactgctgatctcctgggactgcCATGCAGAACATTCTCTATAGTTTGCAGAGAAAAGtccaaaaaataaaaacaaaatccagtgaactgcagttctgtgggtgaaaatgccttgttaatgagagaggccagaggagcacacacaaaacgctgggggaactcagcaggccaggcggtatctatgcaaaagagtaaatagtcaacatttcagactgagacccttcatcaggactggaaaagaagatgagaagtcagagtaagaaggtgggggaagggaaggaagaggtacaaggtggtaggtgatgggtgaaacaacccaagagagagggagggtgaagagctggagaagggggaatctgatagcagaagactgaaaaccatggaagaaaggtgaGGAGGAGCACCGGGCAAGgtggtgggcaggtaaggagataaggtgagagagggaaatgggaatggggaatggtgaagggggtggggtacaattaccggaagttcaagaaatcagtgCTCCTGCCAATACAGGtgtcctccacccccccccccttacaaaggtagagcattcctatgaaacctttcttaagccaaaatggcgtaaagcaaagaaccattaatttatttgggaaaaattttcggaaaagcaaaaatccttttggtaatgcgaaaacaggttactaatgtaggtcttttgtaagagcaaagtggcgtaaagcgaacatttgtaaagcgggggacacctgtaggttagaggctacccagacagaatatagagtgttgctcctccaacctaagttcctccagtggtggaggccatgggctgacatgccagaatgggaatgggcagaggaattaaaatggggggccactaggagatcccactcattttggtggatggagcatagatgcttggtgaagcagtctcccaatctatgatctcaccaatatataggaggccacatcgggaaccctgaatggtagtgagggaggtggtgtaggggcaggtgtagcacttgatctgcttgcaagggtaagtaccaggagggagatcagtggagagggacgtcgaaaagggagttgtgtagggagcaatccctgcagaaagtggggggggatgggaggatcccgttggagacagtgaaagttacggagaattatgtgctggacatggagactAGTGGGATGGTGGGTGAGAacaagagaaaccctatccctggtgtggtggtgggaggatggatgGGGGCAGACATGCATGctatggaagagatgctgttgagggcagcactgatggtggaggaagggaggaccctttctttgaaggaggacatcttaatagttttggaatgaaaagcctcatcctgcaAGCAGGTGCAGaaaagatggaggaactgagagaaggggatggcatttttacaagtgacagggtgggaacagGCATAGTCCAGCTAGCTGTGAAAGTCAGtgtgtttataaaagatatcagtagatagactgtgtccagagatggagacagcaagattgagaaaggggaaagaggtgctggaaatggaccaagtaaatctgagggcagggtggagataAAGCTGATGACCAACATGTTActgtgtttgttacattgatagctaggagggccatcttgttgaaatggaaggatatatcagttcctactttgtcacaatggttctctcaagtgatgctttgtcttagcttggagaaaattagaagtcaaacctttgaacctttatttgattttgagaagagatggggctcatttgttcattatcatttcagttaactaatagatttcctccacaatctaaatgtaaatttttttttgatatatctttttctcttgttggcggtttgatgtttgtttttagaagctttttgtatgacgcatggctccagggttgtacctccaatgggtttctttttatcccccctcacttttcttgcttagtaggggtttttttattcacaaaattttcaatccttaagataatttcctcttttatgaggcattgtaagtgttgttacttcaatgtacttgtgctatttttgaataataataataataaaaagatttgaaaaaagAAGTTGATGAAGCTTTTAAGCTCAGAATGGgcacaggaagcagcaccaatgcagtcatcaatgtagcgtaGAAAGTGTTAGGAGTGATGCcaatgtaggcttggaacatggactgatcCATgtagcattacaacagtggtgtgcaaaagagcatctctgaatgcacagcacattgaacctcATGTACATGTACATGATAAGGTGGCCAATGAGCCTATTGCTGACTTCACTTTGCTGGGTCTAATTCCTGGAATTGTCTCACAGCAGTAATGTAGAATTATCTTCATCAAAAGGAATACATTGTTCAAGAAGATGGTTCACCACAACCTTCTCGAGGTCAGTTTGAGCTGAGCAAAGAATACTAGCCTTGCCAGCCACAGCTAGACCCCAAGAGTgaatgcaaataaataaaaagcTAAATCTATCATTCATGCTGTGTAGAGGAAGAGGTAGACAGGAAGGAAATGGGTATGTTTCTTCCTGCAAAGAACAGTATGGAAACTGTGCGTGAACcaactcatacaaaatgctggaggaactcagcaggtttacGAGCATCAAGGAGGGAAATGTACAGGCAGCACTTTGTGATGAGGCTTTTCATCAACACTCatttcatttccttccatagatgctgagttcctccagcatattgctcCAGATTGAAGCCCAAAGGTCAATCAGAAGTCCTGTCAAGGCTCAAGGACCAGAGCCCCAAGTTTGTGGATCTCTGCAAGTCCTCGGGGGGTCATTGGGACCCAGGGTCTGTGAGTCCTCTagaggctggaggctgaagacagtccttgggttagaggactgtgtatgtgtgtgtgtgggtgggtgggagagagggagaaatgggGCAGACTTCACTGTTGTTGTTTTACTTGGTATGTCCTGTTTCGTAATGTACTGCattgctctgctgaacattgtctGAGCGTGGTATGTTGGCGACTCCTGTGGGCCGCCCCAGAACCtgtttgggtgtgttggttgttcacgcaaatgacacattgcaCTGTACGTTTCGCTGTACACGTGACAAGTAAAACAATCAGATTTGCAGCTTCTGCAATCTGTATGCCTGCTCTGACTCTGTATAGTCTGAACTtttttaaacaaataaaacatagcTTTTATGCATTTTTCAGAATGCATTCGTGATTGTTCTTCAGAAAGTATTTGAACTGTGTGTCCAGTCCTCCCGTTAAAAAGCTGTGCCATGCTCTTTGTCAAGAACAATATGTTCCAGTTTTCTAAGGGCAAAGATGAAAGGGAGATCAGATAAACAGTTTCAAGAGAGTAACTAGAGAAATATGACAGAGTACGGATGTGTTAGAGAGATATACATTATGGAAATCAGAAATGATCTACAGAAAAGATCAATGTGATAAATTGGAAGGCATTGAGAGAGCGGAAGTATAGATTCTGAAGGAACTATGAAAGGAAACCGGATAAATAATCGAAGGAAGATCATTTCCATGGTTAAGGGGATTACTTTAATTGCACCATGAAAGGAAAACCTGTTCTAATCTGTGGAGCAACAGCAGGAGTTGTAGAGACATGCCCTTCCTACTGGTTGC
Proteins encoded:
- the LOC140739865 gene encoding protein S100-A1-like; its protein translation is MLSQLETAMDTIIKVFYQYSGVEGDKYTLTKAELKNLLRGELGAFLKYQKDPNSVDVIMRDLDVNLDGQVDFQEFIHLVTAITIACNEFFIELLKKQGKL